The proteins below come from a single Nitrospiraceae bacterium genomic window:
- a CDS encoding efflux RND transporter permease subunit, translated as ASLGVDLIGGLGKGRCRKMDRHRQSTAREVGQADVSTMIANDGSGDGHAEADASCLFIAGFLQPHKRLKNPFKILLRNSRTAILNHNLKFRVFNDSLIMIDYANTRRREGHHAFEAICQAGIRRFRPIQLTTLPTFGGLGPMIFETSRQARFMIPMAISLGFGILFTTAIMLVLIPCLYLVAEDVLGLFTVTVKSPSPEKVSNEPEAIASE; from the coding sequence GCAAGCTTAGGCGTAGATTTGATCGGCGGCTTGGGAAAGGGGCGATGCCGGAAGATGGATCGTCACCGTCAATCCACCGCCCGGGAGGTTGGCCAAGCTGATGTCTCCACCATGATTGCGAACGATGGATCGGGCGATGGCCATGCCGAGGCCGATGCCTCCTGTTTGTTTATTGCGGGATTCCTCCAGCCGCACAAACGGCTGAAAAACCCGTTCAAAATCCTTCTCCGGAATTCCCGGACCGCTATCTTGAATCACAATCTGAAATTCCGTGTTTTCAATGACTCCTTAATCATGATTGACTATGCCAATACCAGGCGGCGGGAAGGACATCATGCGTTTGAGGCCATCTGCCAGGCCGGCATCCGCCGGTTCCGGCCCATTCAATTAACCACCCTCCCCACCTTCGGGGGGTTGGGTCCCATGATTTTCGAAACGTCCCGTCAGGCACGGTTTATGATTCCCATGGCCATTTCATTGGGATTTGGAATTCTCTTTACCACCGCTATCATGCTCGTGCTCATTCCCTGTCTCTATCTGGTCGCGGAGGATGTGTTGGGCCTGTTCACCGTTACGGTCAAATCGCCTTCCCCGGAAAAGGTTTCGAATGAACCCGAAGCCATCGCTTCCGAGTAA